One Candidatus Thiopontia autotrophica genomic window carries:
- a CDS encoding tyrosine--tRNA ligase: protein MVSIKESLEEIRRGTEEILVESELVDKLKEGRPLRIKAGFDPTAPDLHLGHTVLINKLRQFQDQGHEVMFLIGDFTGMIGDPTGKNVTRKPLTRDDVLENAKSYEHQVFKILDPEKTTIVFNSSWMGEKSAADLIKLASRLTVARMLERDDFDKRYKGGQPIAIHEFLYPLIQGWDSVELKADVELGGTDQKFNLLMGRELQKQEGQTPQTIITMPILEGLDGVQKMSKSLNNYVGVSDSPDEMFGKLMSVSDELMWKYFELLSFRPMEEIASLRKGVEDGGNPRDAKVELAKEIVARFHSQDDATQAEQNFINRFRKGAIPDEMDEVELIAEGDGLAIANLLKEAGLTASTSDALRMIRQGAVKVDGEKIEETKLKVMPGEAQVYQVGKRRFARVTVK from the coding sequence ATGGTATCAATAAAAGAGTCATTGGAAGAGATTCGGCGTGGGACTGAGGAGATCCTGGTTGAATCCGAGCTTGTGGATAAGCTGAAAGAGGGGAGACCGCTACGCATCAAGGCAGGATTTGACCCAACAGCGCCAGATCTTCATCTTGGCCATACTGTTTTGATAAATAAGTTACGTCAATTTCAGGATCAGGGACATGAGGTGATGTTTTTGATCGGCGACTTCACCGGAATGATTGGTGACCCGACCGGTAAAAATGTCACCAGAAAGCCGCTGACTCGTGATGATGTATTGGAGAATGCGAAGAGCTATGAGCATCAGGTCTTCAAGATCCTTGATCCCGAGAAGACCACTATTGTATTCAACTCATCATGGATGGGCGAGAAGTCGGCCGCAGATCTGATCAAGCTTGCATCAAGACTGACCGTTGCGCGGATGCTGGAGCGAGATGATTTTGACAAGCGCTATAAGGGTGGACAGCCCATAGCGATTCATGAGTTTCTCTATCCTCTTATTCAGGGGTGGGACTCTGTAGAGCTGAAAGCGGATGTTGAGCTAGGAGGAACTGATCAAAAGTTCAATCTGTTGATGGGGCGCGAGCTGCAAAAGCAGGAAGGTCAGACACCACAGACAATTATCACTATGCCCATTCTTGAGGGACTGGATGGCGTGCAGAAGATGTCAAAGTCACTGAATAATTATGTTGGCGTTAGTGATAGCCCGGATGAGATGTTTGGAAAATTGATGTCGGTTTCGGATGAGTTGATGTGGAAGTATTTTGAGCTGCTAAGTTTTCGTCCAATGGAGGAGATAGCTTCACTCAGAAAAGGTGTTGAGGATGGGGGCAATCCAAGAGATGCAAAAGTAGAGTTGGCAAAAGAGATTGTGGCCCGCTTTCATAGTCAAGATGACGCGACTCAGGCGGAGCAGAATTTCATTAATCGTTTCCGTAAGGGCGCTATACCGGACGAGATGGATGAGGTTGAACTGATAGCAGAGGGTGATGGCCTGGCTATTGCCAATTTATTGAAAGAGGCCGGGCTTACCGCCAGCACCTCTGATGCGCTACGCATGATACGTCAGGGAGCAGTCAAGGTGGATGGTGAGAAGATAGAGGAGACGAAGTTGAAAGTCATGCCTGGAGAGGCTCAGGTTTATCAGGTTGGCAAGCGTAGATTTGCCAGGGTTACAGTTAAATAA
- a CDS encoding YifB family Mg chelatase-like AAA ATPase: MSLAAVNSRAISGIEAPEVVVEVLLSGGLPGISIIGLPEAAVREAKDRVRGALISSGFKIPQRRVTINLAPADLPKSGARLDLAIAMGVLAASGVIQPEKLHSFEFIGELALDGAIREVRGVLPAALKARDVGRALILPEKNATEASHVSDLNFYPATTLQQVVSFFVDETPLPAVEINVAEIEKQQVPDLSQVRGQHIARRALEIAAAGSHNLLMSGPPGTGKTLLASTMPGILPEMGEQEALESATIYSINSPQFDASRWGVRPFRTPHHTASAVALVGGGGRPRPGEISLSHHGVLFLDELPEFSRSVLEVLREPMESGKITISRAAAQVEFPARFQLIAAMNPCPCGYYGDRSGKCHCTPDQIQRYKGKISGPLLDRIDLQIEVARIPAEMLAGEREDNVEDSSQVRRRVKSAREIQIKRQSVPNSQLQGDQLEEACGLGQEEKQFLIDAIDSLGLSARAYHRVLRVARTIADLAEDRWVEMRHIAEALSYRKMDRDS, encoded by the coding sequence GTGTCATTGGCAGCCGTGAATAGTCGTGCAATCTCTGGTATTGAGGCGCCTGAGGTTGTGGTTGAGGTATTGCTGAGCGGAGGCCTGCCAGGCATATCAATAATTGGACTACCTGAGGCTGCGGTGAGAGAGGCAAAGGATCGTGTACGTGGTGCACTGATCAGTTCTGGTTTCAAGATTCCACAGAGAAGGGTAACCATAAATCTTGCGCCGGCCGATCTGCCAAAATCTGGCGCAAGGCTTGATTTGGCAATTGCAATGGGGGTTCTTGCGGCTTCTGGAGTGATCCAGCCGGAGAAATTGCACTCTTTTGAGTTTATTGGTGAGCTGGCTCTGGATGGCGCCATTCGGGAGGTTAGAGGCGTGCTCCCTGCGGCACTTAAGGCTCGTGATGTTGGTCGAGCCTTGATACTTCCGGAAAAGAATGCGACTGAGGCATCACACGTCTCCGACTTAAATTTTTACCCGGCCACAACCTTGCAACAAGTGGTCTCATTTTTTGTTGATGAGACGCCTCTTCCTGCTGTTGAGATCAATGTTGCGGAGATCGAGAAGCAGCAGGTTCCTGATCTATCACAGGTGCGTGGGCAGCATATAGCCAGAAGAGCTCTGGAGATTGCCGCTGCGGGCTCACATAATCTGCTTATGAGTGGCCCGCCGGGTACTGGAAAGACGCTGCTGGCCTCTACAATGCCTGGCATTTTGCCTGAAATGGGTGAGCAGGAGGCGCTAGAGAGCGCCACCATCTACTCAATAAACAGTCCACAGTTTGATGCATCCCGTTGGGGAGTTAGACCTTTTAGAACACCACACCACACTGCATCGGCAGTTGCTCTGGTGGGTGGTGGGGGGCGTCCTAGGCCAGGAGAGATCTCACTATCTCATCATGGAGTTCTCTTTCTTGATGAGCTTCCAGAGTTTTCTCGTAGTGTGTTGGAGGTACTGAGAGAGCCTATGGAGTCAGGAAAAATTACCATCTCTCGTGCGGCGGCACAGGTGGAGTTTCCTGCACGTTTCCAATTGATTGCCGCCATGAATCCATGTCCGTGTGGTTATTATGGTGATCGATCAGGCAAGTGTCACTGTACTCCAGACCAAATTCAGCGCTATAAGGGAAAGATTTCAGGACCATTGCTAGATAGAATTGATCTGCAGATTGAGGTCGCACGTATCCCTGCTGAAATGTTGGCAGGGGAGAGAGAGGATAATGTTGAGGATAGTAGCCAGGTAAGGCGGCGGGTCAAAAGTGCAAGAGAGATACAGATAAAGCGTCAGAGTGTTCCAAATAGTCAGCTTCAGGGTGATCAACTGGAAGAGGCGTGTGGTCTTGGGCAGGAGGAGAAGCAGTTTTTGATTGATGCGATTGATTCTCTGGGGCTGTCCGCACGTGCATATCACCGGGTATTAAGGGTGGCCAGGACGATTGCTGACCTTGCAGAGGATCGCTGGGTTGAAATGAGGCATATTGCAGAGGCGCTCTCATATAGAAAAATGGATCGAGATAGTTAA
- a CDS encoding ATP-binding cassette domain-containing protein, with amino-acid sequence MDGLSLKQLATDHIGPIDLSINLGHSIGLFGPSGSGKTLLLRAIADLDPHQGEITLAGKSQIQYIPKLWRRHVAFFATESQWWGETVKEHMPGPVVPWLEMCGFDQTALQWSVNRLSSGEKQRLAIVRQLALLPSVLLLDEPTSSLDTRNGQRIEKMLLQYQLQREAVLIWVSHDREQLLRVTQRQFEMSEGKIQEITKHAT; translated from the coding sequence ATGGATGGCCTCTCTCTTAAACAGCTAGCAACCGATCATATTGGTCCTATCGACCTCTCCATTAACCTTGGGCACAGTATCGGTCTTTTTGGCCCATCAGGCTCGGGCAAAACTTTACTGCTCCGTGCAATCGCTGATCTTGATCCACACCAGGGAGAAATCACCCTGGCCGGCAAATCCCAGATCCAATACATACCAAAACTCTGGCGTCGACATGTTGCATTTTTTGCTACTGAAAGTCAGTGGTGGGGAGAGACTGTAAAAGAACACATGCCCGGACCGGTAGTTCCATGGCTGGAGATGTGTGGTTTTGACCAAACGGCGTTACAGTGGTCTGTTAACCGCCTGTCAAGCGGAGAGAAGCAGAGACTTGCCATTGTCCGTCAACTTGCACTATTACCGTCAGTACTGTTACTGGATGAGCCAACCTCTAGCCTTGACACAAGAAATGGACAACGCATTGAAAAGATGTTGCTTCAATACCAGCTACAGAGAGAGGCCGTATTGATTTGGGTAAGCCATGACAGAGAACAGTTACTGCGGGTTACTCAACGACAGTTTGAGATGAGTGAAGGAAAAATCCAGGAGATTACAAAACATGCCACCTGA